Proteins from one Elgaria multicarinata webbii isolate HBS135686 ecotype San Diego chromosome 3, rElgMul1.1.pri, whole genome shotgun sequence genomic window:
- the LOC134396067 gene encoding zinc finger protein RFP-like, producing MAAAGSPVQDLCEEATCSICLEYFRDPVMVTECGHNFCRACLNQCWGEKDTEASCPECRGTFQKENLKPNRQLAKITEIAKKFGDQGAKGAEEKGGVCEKHQEPLKLFCKDHETPICVVCDRSKEHKEHEVVPLEEASQEYKDLIRRRLEILREERERILAYKAETEKENKELLKETKAEREKAVAQFRQLRQLLEEQEKLLLTLIEGLEEEIARRRDEHQAKLSEELSSLESLIQELEEKGQQPASELLQDVRNTLQRSEKETFENPAAFPPELKQKIWDFHEINPFLERVVKQFQDALLTRLPLMKANVTLDPDTAHPSLILSEDHKSVRLRDKRQDLPHNPERFDTYAFVLGREGFTSGRHFWEVSGGSEGYWAVGVARESVRRKGPIGLDPKEGIWVVRYCGGVYRAFDPPHYPPLSLSGDLKKIRVSLNCAGGRVSFYDADRGLLLYAFSGASFAGETIMPFFYVEGKAHLSISR from the exons ATGGCTGCTGCTGGGAGTCCCGTCCAGGATCTCTGTGAAGAAGCCACTTGTTCCATCTGCCTGGAGTATTTCAGGGATCCAGTAATGGTTACAGAGTGTGGCCACAATTTCTGTCGAGCCTGCCTGAATCAGTGCTGGGGGGAGAAGGACACAGAGGCCTCCTGCCCCGAGTGTAGAGGAACCTTCCAGAAGGAAAACCTCAAGCCAAATAGGCAGCTGGCTAAGATTACTGAAATTGCCAAGAAATTCGGAGATCAGGGGGCCaagggggcagaggagaaggggggagTCTGTGAGAAACACCAGGAGCCCCTGAAGCTCTTCTGCAAAGACCATGAAACCCCCATCTGTGTGGTGTGTGACAGATCCAAGGAGCACAAAGAACATGAGGTGGTTCCTCTAGAGGAGGCTTCCCAGGAGTACAAG GATCTGATCCGTCGTCGCCTGGAGATtctcagggaagagagagaaagaattctgGCATATAAGGCAGAAACAGAAAAGGAGAATAAAGAACTTCTT AAGGAAACCAAAGCAGAGAGGGAAAaggcagtggctcagttcagacaactacGGCAGCTTCTGGAGGAACAAGAGAAGCTTCTGCTGACCCTGATAGAAGGCTTAGAGGAGGAGATTGCCAGGAGAAGGGACGAGCACCAGGCCAAACTCTCTGAAGAACTCTCCTCTCTTGAAAGCCTCATCCAGGAGTTGGAGGAGAAGGGTCAGCAGCCAGCGAGTGAACTCCTGCAG GACGTGAGAAACACCTTGCAGAG GAGTGAGAAGGAGACATTTGAGAATCCAGCAGCTTTCCCTCCAGAGCTGAAGCAGAAGATCTGGGACTTCCATGAAATAAATCCCTTTCTGGAGAGAGTCGTGAAACAATTCCAAG ATGCGCTGCTAACTCGACTACCTCTGATGAAAG caaacgtcactctggatccagacacagctcATCCCAGCCTCATCCTGTCTGAGGACCATAAAAGCGTGAGATTGAGAGACAAGCGGCAAGATCTGCCCCACAATCCTGAGAGATTTGACACATATGCTTTTGTCCTGGGACGTGAGGGATTCACGtcaggcagacatttctgggaagtCAGTGGGGGAAGTGAGGGATACTGGGCTGTGGGGGTCGCCAGAGAGTCTGTGAGGAGAAAAGGCCCGATTGGACTTGATCCTAAGGAAGGGATCTGGGTTGTGAGGTATTGTGGAGGTGTATATAGGGCTTTCGACCCCCCTCATTACCCTCCTCTGTCCCTGAGTGGGGATCTGAAGAAGATCCGGGTGTCTCTGAACTGTGCTGGGGGACGGGTGTCCTTTTACGATGCTGACAGGGGGCTCCTCCTCTACGCCTTCTCTGGAGCCTCCTTTGCAGGAGAGACAATTATGCCCTTCTTTTATGTAGAGGGGAAAGCCCACCTCAGCATCTCCCGTTAA